A window of Castanea sativa cultivar Marrone di Chiusa Pesio chromosome 1, ASM4071231v1 contains these coding sequences:
- the LOC142627209 gene encoding uncharacterized protein LOC142627209, whose translation MEFFKDATAVRLRSHFNKYLVAEDDEEKVRQRSNGASNRAFWTIEFVEENSNHIRLKSCHGKYLKASDEPFLLGMTGNKVLQAMPVSENDSSIEWEPRKDGVYLKLRTKSGNYLRGNGGTPPWRNTVTHDLPSRTATQEWILWEVDMDITRDRSFLSSFSINSSVAEDSEGSECSETSLPSVISIDVEIASERKDEEGSGNSKKSDEDEIIKLGGQVTEYQRREKKFWLWLLLCWVICGLLIFLFLSSVMSGSTTEQYLFYLKLKGFSFGNVDARFNWSKTARGVVV comes from the exons ATGGAGTTCTTCAAGGACGCCACAGCTGTAAGACTCAGAAGTCACTTTAACAAGTACCTAGTAGCTGAAGACGACGAAGAAAAAGTACGACAAAGGAGCAACGGCGCCTCAAACAGAGCGTTTTGGACCATCGAGTTTGTAGAAGAAAACAGCAATCATATCCGCTTGAAAAGCTGTCATGGCAAGTACCTCAAGGCCTCAGACGAACCATTTTTACTAGGCATGACAGGAAACAAAGTGTTACAAGCTATGCCAGTATCAGAAAATGATAGTTCTATCGAGTGGGAGCCTAGAAAAGATGGTGTTTACTTGAAATTGAGGACGAAAAGTGGGAATTATCTGCGAGGCAATGGAGGCACGCCGCCTTGGAGGAACACGGTCACACATGATTTGCCCTCTAGGACTGCAACGCAGGAATGGATTCTTTGGGAGGTGGATATGGACATAACAAGAGATCGTTCgtttttatcatcattttcaATAAACTCTTCGGTTGCGGAGGATTCTGAGGGGTCTGAGTGTTCAGAAACAAGCTTGCCGTCAGTTATCTCTATAGATGTTGAGATTGCAAGTGAAAGAAAG GATGAAGAAGGATCTGGTAATTCCAAGAAATCTGATGAGGATGAAATCATAAAACTTGGTGGTCAGGTTACTGAGTAccagagaagagaaaagaagttttggctttggttgttgttgtgcTGGGTCATATGTGGGttactcatttttttatttttaagttcaGTAATGTCTGGTTCAACTACGGAACAATATTTGTTTTATCTTAAACTAAAGGGGTTTAGCTTTGGTAACGTTGATGCTAGGTTCAATTGGTCAAAAACTGCTAGGGGTGTTGTGGTGTGA